The Leadbettera azotonutricia ZAS-9 genome has a window encoding:
- a CDS encoding uroporphyrinogen decarboxylase family protein encodes MTPKERLYARLAGKPVDKIPNLNIFMSLVAKEAGVTYSKYILDYRKLAEGNLICAEKYGVDYVSTISDPMREASAFGTVVEYPEDNNPYAKVPLVTDDMDLSVLKLPDPADSPRTLDRIKGCELLRQKVGNEYPVIGWIEGCIAEAADLRGLDNLLMDLAAEEAYLDEFFDIVFEQQKKFAKAQIDAGADFIGLGNAAASLIGPELYGKYGLSRDKAMVEYIHSCGGKVKLHICGNITPLLKLLTQVAPDIIDIDWMVDFAEAVKVFKDTPTAVSGNVDPVAVMLQGTSQFVETQIRHCIDACAANSCIAAGCEVPAASPKENILLMDRLLYK; translated from the coding sequence ATGACCCCGAAGGAAAGGCTTTATGCCCGGCTGGCCGGAAAACCGGTAGACAAGATCCCCAATTTGAATATTTTTATGTCTCTTGTGGCAAAAGAAGCGGGAGTTACCTACAGCAAGTATATTTTGGATTATAGAAAACTAGCCGAAGGTAACCTCATCTGCGCTGAAAAATATGGTGTTGATTATGTCAGCACCATTTCCGACCCCATGAGGGAAGCGTCAGCTTTCGGTACAGTGGTTGAATACCCCGAAGACAACAACCCTTACGCAAAAGTTCCGCTGGTTACGGATGATATGGATCTCTCGGTACTGAAGCTTCCCGATCCCGCCGATAGCCCCCGCACTCTGGATCGCATCAAGGGCTGTGAACTCCTGCGGCAAAAAGTGGGAAATGAGTATCCCGTCATCGGCTGGATAGAAGGCTGTATTGCCGAAGCCGCCGATCTTCGCGGCCTGGATAACCTTTTGATGGATCTGGCAGCCGAAGAAGCCTATCTGGACGAATTCTTCGACATTGTTTTTGAGCAGCAGAAAAAATTCGCCAAAGCCCAGATAGACGCCGGGGCTGACTTTATCGGCCTGGGCAATGCGGCAGCCTCCCTTATCGGCCCTGAACTCTACGGCAAATACGGCCTCTCCCGGGACAAGGCCATGGTGGAATACATCCACTCCTGCGGTGGAAAAGTAAAACTACATATATGCGGCAATATCACTCCCCTTTTAAAACTTCTCACCCAGGTTGCTCCCGATATAATAGACATAGACTGGATGGTTGATTTCGCAGAAGCAGTTAAGGTATTTAAAGACACCCCCACTGCCGTAAGCGGCAATGTCGATCCTGTGGCGGTAATGCTTCAGGGTACGTCTCAATTTGTGGAAACCCAAATCCGCCATTGCATTGATGCCTGCGCAGCAAATAGCTGCATTGCCGCAGGCTGCGAAGTTCCTGCTGCCTCTCCAAAGGAGAACATTCTCCTTATGGATCGATTGCTGTATAAGTAA
- a CDS encoding substrate-binding domain-containing protein — protein sequence MIHYFNRNIRWSSSRVKAVAVFFGLLLLAACTAAGKAGPAAISGTAGSGGNAAPGNSSQKTESGAKDAEARPVIGFSIATDTFITERWNKDLKVFSGAAQELGADVIVQLSAGGTREQIAQINYMINQKIDILVVIAHDTEMISGVIRQIRNAGIPVIAYDRMIVGVPVDAYISFDSLEVGRQYGLAVSEAVPQGKYLVVNGSLHDVNSFEISKGLHQIIDPLVNAGAVTVEQEIYLEEWSFDEALERIGAIFEETTDFDAIICGNDNIASAAIQLLSERRLAGKVAVVGQDAELISCQHIVEGLQLMTVYKPIGKLASRAARLAMAIKSGQDFPPDTFTDNQSGTPIPSYIEKPIAVNKDNMDIVIRDGFHSREDIYRNVMD from the coding sequence ATGATTCATTATTTTAACCGGAATATTCGATGGAGTTCTTCGCGGGTGAAAGCTGTTGCCGTTTTTTTTGGCCTCCTGCTCCTCGCCGCCTGTACGGCCGCAGGAAAGGCCGGACCCGCAGCCATTTCAGGAACAGCGGGCTCAGGCGGAAATGCGGCCCCAGGCAATTCATCGCAAAAAACTGAATCAGGCGCAAAGGATGCGGAGGCCCGCCCTGTCATTGGCTTTTCGATCGCCACCGATACTTTTATAACTGAAAGGTGGAACAAGGATTTAAAAGTGTTTTCAGGCGCGGCCCAGGAATTGGGGGCTGACGTGATAGTTCAGCTTTCCGCCGGAGGCACCAGGGAACAGATTGCGCAGATCAACTACATGATAAACCAGAAGATCGACATACTCGTGGTCATAGCCCATGACACGGAGATGATCTCGGGCGTAATCAGGCAGATTCGGAACGCGGGAATTCCCGTAATCGCCTATGACCGGATGATAGTCGGTGTTCCGGTGGACGCTTATATCTCATTCGACAGCCTTGAAGTGGGCCGCCAGTATGGTTTAGCTGTAAGCGAAGCAGTTCCCCAGGGTAAATATCTTGTGGTTAATGGGTCCCTTCACGATGTAAACAGTTTTGAAATCAGCAAAGGTCTCCACCAGATAATCGATCCCCTAGTCAATGCCGGCGCTGTCACGGTGGAACAGGAAATCTATCTTGAAGAATGGAGCTTTGACGAAGCCCTGGAACGCATCGGCGCCATTTTTGAAGAAACCACCGATTTCGATGCCATAATCTGCGGCAACGACAATATCGCAAGCGCAGCAATCCAGCTTTTATCAGAACGCCGCCTGGCGGGCAAAGTGGCGGTAGTGGGTCAGGATGCCGAACTCATTAGCTGCCAGCACATCGTGGAAGGCTTGCAGCTCATGACGGTCTACAAACCCATCGGCAAACTTGCCAGCCGCGCCGCCCGCCTTGCCATGGCCATTAAATCAGGCCAGGACTTCCCCCCGGACACCTTTACGGACAATCAGAGCGGCACCCCGATCCCCTCATACATCGAAAAGCCCATAGCGGTCAACAAAGACAATATGGACATAGTTATTCGAGATGGTTTCCATTCAAGGGAAGACATTTACCGGAATGTGATGGATTGA
- the rarD gene encoding EamA family transporter RarD, which yields MTGFRKGVLYAAFAYICWGFLPLYWHLLSFTSPLHILGCRIVFSLVFTVLPLIAIKNKTWIQLLSKNGKSTVAASLALAFNWGLYIWAVNTGHTMDASLGYYMNPLVSILLGLIFLKEKLTPLQWTAFGLAVFGVILKTLFSGVFPVMAVLLALSFGFYGLLKKKNKAGSMESLGAETLAALPIGLAFLLLPPSDIPQLISLSPLRWILLASCGIITAVPLLAFSQGAKFLPLATVGFLQFINPTILFFLGVFVFGETFSIRDLWAFIFIWAAMILYCLSLNPSHSGKCLPLNGNHLE from the coding sequence ATGACCGGTTTCAGAAAAGGCGTACTTTACGCTGCTTTTGCCTATATCTGCTGGGGTTTTTTACCTCTTTACTGGCATCTTCTCAGCTTTACAAGCCCCCTGCACATTCTGGGATGCAGAATCGTCTTCTCTCTTGTATTTACCGTTTTGCCTCTCATAGCAATAAAAAATAAAACATGGATACAACTGCTTTCAAAAAACGGCAAATCTACCGTTGCTGCATCCCTGGCGCTTGCATTTAACTGGGGCCTGTATATTTGGGCGGTCAACACAGGGCACACCATGGATGCGTCTTTGGGCTATTATATGAATCCCCTTGTTTCTATACTTCTGGGCCTTATTTTTTTGAAAGAGAAATTAACTCCCCTCCAGTGGACGGCTTTTGGCCTCGCGGTTTTCGGTGTAATACTCAAAACCCTTTTTTCAGGGGTCTTTCCTGTTATGGCCGTACTTCTGGCTCTGAGTTTCGGCTTTTACGGCCTTTTAAAAAAGAAAAACAAAGCCGGTTCCATGGAATCCCTGGGAGCGGAAACCCTGGCGGCATTGCCCATCGGCCTTGCGTTTCTCCTGCTTCCCCCGTCTGATATTCCCCAGCTGATTTCTCTTTCTCCACTGCGCTGGATTCTTCTTGCGTCCTGCGGTATTATAACCGCAGTACCCCTTTTGGCCTTCTCCCAGGGAGCAAAATTCCTCCCCCTTGCTACAGTGGGTTTTCTTCAGTTTATTAATCCGACCATATTGTTTTTTCTGGGGGTTTTTGTTTTCGGCGAAACATTTTCCATCCGCGATCTCTGGGCGTTTATTTTTATCTGGGCGGCTATGATCCTCTATTGCCTTTCCCTCAATCCATCACATTCCGGTAAATGTCTTCCCTTGAATGGAAACCATCTCGAATAA
- a CDS encoding alpha-amylase family glycosyl hydrolase, which produces MINIIYKTSLDDGKKSLSVQGIEHYKSQEGNHAILRELRRDVLDNYDCFTVGETVMVDLPEAKLLCDKECKELDMLFYFEHLEIDRRIARFIPKKFQASKLLELLAKWQQGLQWNAVYLENHDQPRIVSHFGACKNPATLYKDNGEMWKRSAKLLALMELTLRGTPFIYQGQEIGMTNFDFKSLDEVNDVESHNLNKLMKKLHIPAWLRWRWIKISSRDNARTPMQWNSGVNAGFTTGRPWLGISRNYTRINYEAQKNDPDSVLAFYKKLIQLRLSSECLKSGAFIPVYADTRIMAYRRELHGEAYVVLLNFSDKEIQLSKKARQAVEAWISGNAVISNTGRMATAGSILPWEGIMSKIRMTK; this is translated from the coding sequence GTGATCAATATCATTTATAAGACGAGCCTTGACGACGGCAAAAAGAGCCTTTCCGTGCAGGGCATAGAGCACTATAAATCCCAGGAAGGCAACCACGCCATACTCCGCGAATTGCGCCGGGATGTGCTGGATAATTATGACTGCTTTACGGTGGGCGAAACCGTGATGGTGGATCTTCCTGAGGCAAAGCTTCTCTGCGACAAGGAATGCAAAGAGCTGGATATGCTTTTTTATTTTGAGCATCTTGAAATAGACCGCCGCATTGCCCGCTTTATTCCAAAGAAATTCCAAGCCTCCAAATTGCTTGAGCTCCTTGCCAAATGGCAGCAGGGCCTCCAATGGAATGCGGTGTACCTTGAAAACCACGACCAGCCCCGCATAGTTTCCCATTTCGGGGCCTGCAAGAATCCCGCTACTTTGTATAAAGACAACGGCGAAATGTGGAAGCGGAGCGCCAAACTTCTGGCCTTGATGGAATTGACCCTCCGGGGCACTCCTTTTATTTACCAGGGCCAGGAAATCGGCATGACCAATTTTGACTTTAAAAGCCTTGACGAAGTCAATGATGTGGAAAGCCATAACCTTAACAAACTTATGAAGAAGCTTCACATCCCCGCATGGCTCAGGTGGAGGTGGATAAAAATTTCTTCCCGGGATAATGCCCGCACGCCCATGCAGTGGAATTCCGGCGTGAACGCCGGGTTTACAACGGGCAGGCCCTGGCTGGGAATTAGCCGTAATTACACGCGTATCAATTATGAGGCGCAGAAAAATGATCCCGATTCAGTGCTGGCTTTTTACAAAAAGCTGATACAACTGCGCCTCTCAAGTGAGTGCCTAAAAAGCGGCGCCTTTATTCCTGTTTACGCCGACACCCGCATCATGGCGTACCGCCGGGAACTGCATGGCGAAGCCTATGTGGTGTTGCTCAATTTTTCGGATAAGGAAATTCAGTTGTCAAAAAAGGCAAGGCAGGCGGTGGAAGCGTGGATCTCCGGCAATGCGGTCATTTCCAATACAGGCCGTATGGCAACGGCAGGTTCGATACTTCCCTGGGAAGGAATAATGTCAAAAATCAGGATGACGAAATGA
- a CDS encoding alpha-amylase family glycosyl hydrolase: MKWWQDRIAYQIYPRSFQDSNGDGIGDIPGIISRLDELADLGIGILWLSPVYKSPDADNGYDISDYCSIDPKFGSLADMERLFAEAGKRDIRIIMDMVINHTSDEHEWFQKSRNPNSPYRDYYIWQPPKVGAKPGTQEALPNNWTGFFMENVWGFDERSGQYYLHLFHKKQPDLNYKNPKVIDEIKKNLPFLA; encoded by the coding sequence ATGAAGTGGTGGCAGGATCGCATAGCGTATCAAATCTATCCACGGAGTTTTCAGGATTCCAATGGCGATGGCATAGGCGACATACCAGGGATTATTTCCCGTTTGGATGAGCTGGCGGATCTGGGCATTGGGATTCTCTGGCTTTCGCCGGTGTATAAATCCCCTGATGCCGACAATGGCTATGATATCAGCGACTACTGTTCCATCGATCCCAAATTCGGAAGCCTTGCCGATATGGAAAGGCTTTTTGCGGAAGCCGGAAAGCGGGATATCAGGATCATTATGGATATGGTGATAAACCATACTTCCGACGAGCATGAATGGTTCCAAAAAAGCCGTAATCCCAACAGCCCTTACCGTGATTATTACATTTGGCAGCCCCCCAAGGTCGGGGCGAAGCCCGGGACTCAGGAAGCCCTGCCAAACAATTGGACAGGTTTTTTTATGGAGAATGTGTGGGGGTTTGACGAAAGAAGCGGGCAGTACTATCTCCATTTGTTCCACAAAAAGCAGCCTGATCTCAATTATAAAAATCCAAAAGTAATCGACGAAATCAAAAAAAATCTTCCGTTTTTGGCTTGA